Proteins encoded by one window of Lathyrus oleraceus cultivar Zhongwan6 chromosome 1, CAAS_Psat_ZW6_1.0, whole genome shotgun sequence:
- the LOC127122231 gene encoding translation initiation factor IF-2, chloroplastic gives MFILVGNVQGTMSSLASPVTLGSFIGASSSHSVVRRVSLSRGNCVKGKKRWHCVSLSVCRYSVTTTDFVADHGNPVSLDSSNNGDTDKGGGGGFGLKPPPRPVLKSSDNDAVLGSGSGLGGSLRNSQGSDNVDERNKVIESLGDVLEKAEKLGNSKLGGERSNGLVNNPVRPEINDKPKDVKPVRPEINDKPKDVKPVGSLQKHTSKTLKSIWRKGDSVASVQKVVKEVVRPNIKSSEVGESLIGGGEKVTSKTRDPQLSLSPLPTLQSRPSIAPPPPPPPPPPIKNAVILKDDKGQGETPVNSKEKKAPILIDKFASKKPAVDPAVARAVPAPSKPGKAPPQGRFNDDFRKKGATSGVGPRRRRVVNKDGNTDEDTRGTARKGRKLNKASRRAVRLQAARDAAPVKVEILEVSDQGMLVEELAYNLAITEGEILGSLYSKGVKPDGVQTLDKDMVKMICKDYEVEVIEADPFKVEELVKRTEILEEDDLDKLKDRPPVITIMGHVDHGKTTLLDYIRKTKVAASEAGGITQGIGAYKVQVPFDGKTLPCVFLDTPGHEAFGAMRARGASVTDIAIIVVAADDGIRPQTKEAIAHAKAAGVPLIIAINKIDKDGASPDRVMQELSSIGLMSEDWGGDIPMVQISALQGENVDDLLETVMLVAELQELKANPDRSAKGTVIEAGLDKSKGPFATFIVQNGTLRRGDIVVCGGAFGKVRALFDDGGKRVDEATPSIPIQVIGLNNVPVAGDVFEVVESLDIAREKAESRVMSLRDERISAKMGDGKVTLSSLASAVSSGKLSGLDLHQLNMILKVDLQGSIEAVKQALQVLPQDNVTLKFLMETTGDVSTSDVDLAAASKAIIFGFNVKAPGSIKSYADNKAVEIRLYKVIYELIDDVRKAMEGLLDSVEDQEAIGSAELRAVFNSGSARVAGCMVTDGKVTKGCGIRVIRKGKVVHVGILDSLRRVKEIVKEVNAGLECGLALEDYDEWEEGDILEAFNTIEKRRTLEEASASMAAAVEGVGA, from the exons ATGTTTATATTAGTGGGAAACGTGCAAGGAACAATGAGTTCTCTTGCTTCACCAGTGACTTTAGGGAGTTTCATTGGTGCAAGTAGTTCACATTCTGTTGTTAGAAGAGTTTCTCTTTCTAGAGGGAATTGTGTTAAAGGAAAAAAAAGATGGCATTGTGTTTCTTTGTCTGTTTGTAGATATTCAGTTACCACTACTGATTTTGTTGCTGACCATGGGAATCCGGTTTCCCTTGATTCTTCTAACAATGGTGATACTGATAAAGGTGGTGGTGGTGGTTTTGGGCTTAAACCTCCTCCCAGGCCTGTGTTGAAGTCCTCTGATAATGACGCGGTTTTAGGATCGGGTTCGGGTTTAGGGGGTTCGTTGAGGAATAGTCAGGGTTCGGATAATGTGGATGAGAGGAATAAGGTGATTGAGTCACTTGGAGATGTTTTGGAGAAGGCTGAAAAACTTGGGAATTCTAAGTTGGGTGGTGAAAGAAGTAATGGTTTGGTAAATAATCCGGTAAGACCTGAGATAAATGATAAACCTAAGGATGTTAAACCGGTAAGACCTGAGATAAATGATAAACCTAAGGATGTTAAACCGGTAGGTTCGTTACAAAAACATACATCTAAGACGTTGAAGAGTATATGGCGGAAAGGGGATTCGGTTGCGAGTGTGCAGAAGGTTGTGAAGGAAGTTGTTAGGCCTAATATCAAGAGTAGTGAAGTGGGGGAATCTTTAATAGGGGGAGGGGAGAAGGTAACATCCAAGACTCGTGATCCTCAGCTTTCTTTAAGTCCTCTACCGACATTACAATCTAGGCCTTCTATTGCCCCCCCGCCGCCACCACCGCCACCGCCGCCTATTAAAAATGCCGTTATCTTGAAGGATGATAAAGGGCAAGGCGAAACACCGGTTAATTCTAAAGAAAAAAAGGCGCCTATCTTGATCGATAAATTTGCTTCAAAGAAACCGGCAGTTGACCCTGCGGTGGCTCGAGCAGTTCCAGCTCCTTCTAAACCAGGGAAGGCCCCTCCCCAAGGAAGGTTTAACGATGATTTCCGGAAGAAAGGTGCTACGTCTGGGGTAGGACCAAGAAGACGTAGGGTAGTGAATAAGGATGGGAATACTGATGAGGACACTCGTGGTACTGCAAGAAAAGGAAGGAAGTTGAATAAAGCGAGTCGTAGGGCTGTACGGCTTCAGGCTGCCAGGGATGCTGCTCCGGTTAAAGTTGAAATTCTAGAGGTCAGCGACCAAGGTATGCTGGTGGAAGAGTTGGCATACAATTTGGCGATTACTGAAGGTGAAATCCTCGGTTCTCTATACTCCAAGGGGGTTAAACCAGATGGGGTACAAACTCTAGACAAAGATATGGTGAAGATGATATGTAAAGATTATGAAGTGGAAGTTATCGAAGCCGATCCTTTCAAAGTTGAAGAATTAGTGAAGAGAACGGAAATTCTTGAGGAAGATGACCTAGACAAACTCAAAGATAGGCCTCCTGTTATTACTATCATGGGTCATGTTGATCACGGCAAG ACAACACTTTTGGATTATATACGGAAGACCAAG GTAGCGGCTTCTGAAGCTGGTGGGATCACACAGGGAATTGGAGCATATAAAGTGCAAGTACCTTTTGATGGCAAAACATTGCCGTGTGTTTTTCTAGACACTCCTGGGCATGAG GCATTTGGGGCAATGAGAGCCCGCGGAGCAAGCGTAACAGACATTGCTATTATTGTTGTGGCTGCTGATGATGGTATTCGTCCTCAAACAAAAGAAGCTATAGCTCACGCCAAAGCAGCAGGAGTACCCTTAATCATTGCTATAAACAAG aTAGATAAAGATGGAGCAAGTCCAGATCGAGTTATGCAAGAACTTTCTTCAATTGGTTTGATGTCAGAAGACTGGGGTGGCGACATCCCGATGGTTCAG ATAAGTGCTCTTCAAGGGGAGAATGTAGACGATCTTTTGGAAACCGTTATGCTTGTTGCCGAG TTGCAAGAACTGAAAGCTAATCCCGATAGAAGTGCGAAGGGCACAGTCATTGAGGCAGGCTTGGATAAATCAAAAGGACCGTTTGCGACATTTATTGTGCAGAATGGAACACTCAGAAGGGGTGATATAGTAGTCTGTGGAGGAGCTTTTGGAAAG GTAAGAGCTTTATTCGATGATGGTGGGAAGCGTGTCGATGAAGCTACACCTTCTATACCTATCCAG GTTATTGGATTGAATAATGTTCCAGTCGCTGGTGATGTATTTGAGGTTGTTGAATCCCTTGATATTGCACGTGAAAAGGCAGAGTCTCGTGTTATGTCATTGCGAGATGAACGTATTTCAGCAAAGATGGGAGATGGCAAGGTCACTCTTTCTTCGTTAGCTTCTGCAGTTTCGTCAGGAAAGCTTTCTGGACTAGACTTGCACCAATTGAATATGATTTTGAAGGTTGATCTTCAG GGATCTATTGAAGCCGTCAAACAAGCCCTGCAGGTGCTACCACAAGATAATGTCACGCTGAAGTTTTTGATGGAAACAACCGGTGATGTAAGCACAAGTGATGTTGACCTTGCCGCAGCAAGTAAAGCCATTATTTTTGGATTTAATGTCAAAGCACCAGGCTCCATAAAAAGCTATGCAGATAACAAAGCTGTTGAGATACGATTATATAAAGTTATTTATGAATTAATTGACGATGTACGAAAAGCAATGGAAGGACTCCTCGATTCTGTTGAG GATCAAGAAGCAATTGGCTCAGCAGAATTACGGGCTGTATTCAACAGTGGTAGTGCCCGTGTTGCTGGATGCATGGTTACAGACGGAAAGGTTACCAAAGGTTGTGGCATTCGGGTCATTCGGAAGGGAAAAGTAGTTCATGTTGGTATTCTCGATTCTTTGAGGCGGGTGAAAGAGATTGTTAAAGAG GTAAATGCCGGTCTCGAGTGCGGACTTGCGTTAGAAGACTACGATGAATGGGAAGAGGGTGATATTCTTGAAGCCTTCAACACAATTGAGAAGAGGAGAACCCTTGAGGAGGCCTCAGCATCAATGGCAGCAGCAGTGGAAGGAGTAGGAGCTTAA